A window of Plasmodium cynomolgi strain B DNA, scaffold: 0505, whole genome shotgun sequence genomic DNA:
aaaatatttaagtaACGGTCATGTTTTTGGTTCAGGTGATTATAATGGGGAAGGAACTTGTAAGTATATTAGCTACTTGTTATGTAATCAAATCCGTGAAGAACTGCATGGTGAATGTGATAATGGcacatttaatattttcaaagaATTTGTAGACAAATACAATGACTCTACTAATTCTAAAATGTGtatgaataatattaaaCACCTAGATAATCGTGAATttctaaaaatgaaagccTTATATGATTTGTATGATAAGTATATACAGTTATCAtcaatatatgcacataatcATCCTAATTACTGCAGTGATATGATTAACTTAGTTCgcttatataattattttttaaatgaatatcCATCAGATAGttcaaattttaatgatGTATTAAAGGACTTTAAAGAACTGATGGTCACTATTATAGAGACCGGAAAAAGATATTGTATAcaggaatatttttctatacgTGAACCACGTTTATTTATATCATCTGTGGTACAAATACCATCCCATGCCAACACATCATCAGGACGAGAAAGTAATATATTACAAGAAGGAACATTAAATAGTGAAGTTAAACCCAAGTTTCCAGAAGTAACAAGTTCATCAACGTCAGTAAAAGAACAAGAAATAGAAGATTtggaaaattcaaaaagatTTTTGTTATCAGATCTATTAGAAGTAGAAGCAACTTCTGTATCAGAAGATCCCCTTGAAAGAAGTCTACTAAGTAAAAAGCTAGAACACTCAGGAAAACAAGAAACTTTTATAAGACACAAATCATACGATTCACCAGGacataataaaacaaacgaaACATTTCCACGAGGTGAAGATTCCATGGTAGTAACAAAAGGATTAGAAAACGGATCTGGAAATTATTCTACAGGATTCATgacaaatgtgcaaaatggtATTTCAGAATTTATAAAAGATATTGATCCAGTACCAGTTATGGGTGTATCTGGAGGGATGGGAGCTCTATACTTACTTTTGAGggtattaaaatatttttaatttattttcatatgtttt
This region includes:
- a CDS encoding CYIR protein (putative;~vir-type antigen), translating into MTYPCKGPFKGHLTYTCYKNIKYQFGEKIEGTNFSIDENISKYAKIYTADNGPKLKNLSNIFTNLKKYLSNGHVFGSGDYNGEGTCKYISYLLCNQIREELHGECDNGTFNIFKEFVDKYNDSTNSKMCMNNIKHLDNREFLKMKALYDLYDKYIQLSSIYAHNHPNYCSDMINLVRLYNYFLNEYPSDSSNFNDVLKDFKELMVTIIETGKRYCIQEYFSIREPRLFISSVVQIPSHANTSSGRESNILQEGTLNSEVKPKFPEVTSSSTSVKEQEIEDLENSKRFLLSDLLEVEATSVSEDPLERSLLSKKLEHSGKQETFIRHKSYDSPGHNKTNETFPRGEDSMVVTKGLENGSGNYSTGFMTNVQNGISEFIKDIDPVPVMGVSGGMGALYLLLRVLKYF